Proteins encoded together in one Bacteroidia bacterium window:
- a CDS encoding ketoacyl-ACP synthase III — protein sequence MKNLNTIITGTGCYIPEVKVLNLHFTRTKFYEKDETSIGGGREVVEKFRDITGIRERRWVKKDQTASDIATIAAERAIEDAGIDRETIDQIIVAQNFGDVIKDTIQTDTLPSIASRVKHNLDIASSSCIPYDIIFGCPGWVQGVIQADSYIKSGLAKRCLVIGADALSRMVDKYDRDSMIFSDGAGAAILEGVESDEKTGLLSSAMVSHSKEEAYYLYLGKSNAPESDPKIRYIKMLGRKIYEYSLLNVPLAMKAALDKSGIPIEQVKKILIHQANEKMDEAIIQRFYKLYQIREIPDKIMPMNIHELGNSSVATVPTLYDMILKGQLPEHKINKGDILIFASVGAGMSINAFVYRA from the coding sequence ATGAAAAACCTCAATACAATCATAACTGGAACAGGTTGTTATATACCCGAAGTAAAAGTTTTGAATTTGCATTTCACTAGAACCAAATTCTATGAAAAAGATGAAACATCTATAGGTGGGGGTCGTGAGGTTGTTGAGAAATTCAGAGATATTACTGGGATTAGAGAGCGACGTTGGGTTAAGAAGGATCAAACTGCATCGGATATTGCTACTATTGCTGCAGAAAGAGCTATAGAGGATGCTGGGATAGATCGTGAAACGATTGATCAAATTATTGTTGCTCAAAACTTTGGCGATGTTATAAAAGATACTATTCAGACTGACACACTACCAAGTATCGCATCAAGGGTTAAACACAATTTAGATATAGCAAGTTCATCGTGTATACCATACGATATTATTTTTGGTTGTCCTGGGTGGGTACAAGGAGTAATTCAAGCGGATAGTTACATTAAATCAGGGCTTGCAAAACGATGCCTAGTAATTGGTGCGGATGCACTTTCACGTATGGTAGACAAGTATGATAGGGACTCGATGATTTTCTCTGACGGAGCAGGAGCTGCAATACTAGAAGGAGTTGAATCGGATGAGAAAACCGGATTGCTTTCATCGGCAATGGTTTCACATTCAAAAGAAGAAGCATATTACCTATATCTTGGTAAATCAAATGCTCCTGAAAGTGATCCTAAAATACGATATATTAAAATGCTTGGTCGTAAAATATATGAGTATTCGCTTTTAAATGTTCCTTTAGCAATGAAAGCGGCTTTGGATAAATCAGGAATTCCTATTGAACAAGTTAAAAAGATATTAATTCATCAGGCAAATGAGAAGATGGATGAGGCAATAATCCAACGTTTCTATAAACTATATCAAATTCGAGAAATTCCCGATAAGATAATGCCAATGAATATTCATGAACTAGGAAATAGCTCTGTAGCTACAGTGCCAACGCTTTATGATATGATCCTTAAGGGTCAATTACCTGAACATAAAATTAATAAGGGAGATATTCTAATTTTTGCATCGGTAGGTGCTGGTATGAGTATTAACGCATTTGTTTACAGAGCTTAA